A region of Paenimyroides aestuarii DNA encodes the following proteins:
- the hisS gene encoding histidine--tRNA ligase: MAQKPSIPKGTRDFSPIEVAKRQYIMSVIKKHFERSGFQPIETPSFENSETLMGKYGEEGDRLIFKILNSGDFLAKTNEEFLQAKNSLKITSQISEKALRYDLTVPFARFVVQHQNELEFPFKRYQIQPVWRADRPQKGRYREFYQCDADVVGSTSLWQEVELVQLYDAVFTDLKVEGVTIKINNRKVLSGIAEVIGASDKLIDFTVALDKLDKIGEDGVKAEMLAKGISEEALVKVQPLFNFKGSLTEKLNQLRELLASSVEGTKGVDELTFICETVEELGLKSATLNLDVTLARGLNYYTGAIFEVAAPETVKLGSIGGGGRYDDLTGIFGLKNMSGVGISFGLDRIYLVIEELNAFPETVSNVTDVLFLNFGDNEAKYCLKVIRGLREAGINAELYPDKTKMAKQFQFAEKKGIKYAVIVGETEMQQNIFALKNLHSGEQQNVSLEELKQVLLK, from the coding sequence ATGGCACAAAAACCAAGTATTCCCAAAGGAACAAGAGATTTTTCTCCGATCGAAGTAGCAAAGCGTCAATACATCATGTCGGTTATAAAAAAACATTTTGAACGCAGCGGTTTTCAACCAATAGAAACACCTTCGTTTGAAAATTCTGAGACTTTAATGGGAAAATACGGGGAAGAAGGCGACCGTTTAATTTTTAAAATTTTAAATTCGGGTGATTTTTTGGCTAAAACCAATGAAGAGTTTTTGCAAGCAAAAAACAGCTTGAAAATTACCTCACAAATATCCGAAAAAGCGTTGCGTTATGATTTAACGGTTCCGTTTGCACGTTTTGTGGTACAACACCAAAATGAGTTGGAGTTTCCTTTTAAACGCTATCAAATTCAGCCGGTTTGGCGTGCCGATCGTCCGCAAAAAGGGCGTTATCGCGAGTTTTACCAATGCGATGCCGATGTGGTGGGCTCTACCTCTTTATGGCAAGAAGTGGAATTGGTGCAACTTTACGATGCCGTTTTTACCGATTTAAAAGTAGAAGGTGTTACCATTAAAATCAATAACCGAAAAGTATTATCAGGAATTGCCGAGGTGATTGGTGCAAGCGATAAATTGATTGATTTCACCGTGGCTTTGGATAAATTGGATAAAATTGGCGAAGACGGCGTGAAAGCAGAAATGCTGGCGAAAGGAATTTCTGAAGAAGCTTTGGTTAAAGTACAACCGTTATTTAATTTCAAAGGATCGTTAACGGAAAAACTGAATCAATTACGCGAATTGTTGGCGTCATCGGTTGAAGGAACCAAAGGCGTTGATGAGTTGACATTTATTTGCGAAACCGTGGAAGAATTAGGCTTAAAATCGGCTACATTGAATCTAGATGTTACATTGGCGCGTGGATTGAATTATTACACCGGAGCTATTTTTGAAGTAGCTGCACCAGAAACCGTGAAGTTGGGATCAATTGGAGGCGGTGGTCGTTACGATGATTTAACCGGAATTTTTGGTTTGAAAAACATGAGCGGTGTTGGTATTTCGTTTGGTTTAGATAGGATTTATCTGGTGATCGAAGAATTGAATGCTTTCCCAGAAACGGTTTCCAACGTGACCGATGTGTTGTTCTTGAACTTTGGCGACAACGAAGCTAAATACTGTTTGAAAGTGATTCGTGGTTTGCGCGAAGCAGGAATTAATGCGGAATTGTATCCTGATAAAACCAAAATGGCAAAACAGTTTCAGTTTGCTGAGAAAAAAGGAATTAAATATGCAGTAATTGTAGGCGAAACCGAAATGCAGCAAAACATTTTTGCCTTGAAAAATCTTCATTCAGGCGAACAACAAAATGTTAGTTTAGAGGAATTAAAACAAGTTTTATTGAAATAA
- a CDS encoding IMPACT family protein, with translation MIDTYKTIEKPSDEVLFKEKNSKFFGYAFPVRSENEVKEVIDQLKKQHHAARHWCYAYQIGTKTKNYRANDDGEPNNSAGMPIYGQIQSFDVTNVLVVVVRYFGGVKLGVGGLITAYKTGAQMALEASEIVEKTINTHFFIRFDYKNMNKVMRVIKEKNLNIERQVLELDCLIEISCRLTQKEEIFNAFHQFFEVSITEKED, from the coding sequence ATGATTGACACCTATAAAACCATAGAAAAACCAAGCGATGAAGTGTTATTTAAAGAAAAAAACAGCAAGTTTTTCGGTTATGCCTTTCCCGTGCGGTCTGAAAATGAGGTGAAAGAAGTTATAGATCAACTCAAAAAACAGCACCACGCAGCAAGGCATTGGTGTTATGCTTATCAAATAGGTACAAAAACAAAAAATTATCGAGCCAATGACGATGGGGAACCAAATAATAGTGCTGGAATGCCCATTTACGGACAAATACAATCGTTTGATGTTACCAACGTGCTAGTAGTTGTGGTTCGGTATTTTGGTGGTGTAAAATTGGGTGTGGGCGGTTTGATAACAGCTTACAAAACCGGAGCACAAATGGCTTTAGAAGCGTCTGAAATTGTTGAAAAAACAATAAACACGCACTTTTTTATTCGGTTTGATTATAAAAACATGAATAAAGTAATGCGTGTTATTAAAGAAAAAAACTTAAATATCGAACGTCAAGTTTTAGAATTAGATTGTTTGATTGAAATTTCATGCAGACTCACTCAGAAAGAAGAAATTTTTAATGCTTTTCATCAATTTTTTGAGGTATCAATCACCGAAAAAGAAGATTAA
- a CDS encoding glycosyltransferase: MALTLLYILAGLFIFLLIYYLGIFSGSVFSKPHENNAKRIPISVIVYAKNHAEELRNLLPVLLNQNYHQFELVLVNNASTDDTLHLMKEYALMYPNIRVVDVLNNEAFWGNKKYATTLGIKASKYEYLVCIDADKKILSNNWLVQLTSHFTLNKTIVLGTFSYIKKKGLFNKWFRFFHTMQHLQAAAHTKISAPYSLNLQQIAFKKEDFYSVNGFISHIQKPLFMNEHFVNDAATSKNTIMCEHPDAMIAVAPMNRKVFNIFKNQQIKLLASFKGSTSFKIKLFNLLQFLFFATALASFATLSFWYITLGIVLLRMLILWIIFAKAAKKLKYTDLAFYFPLFDMFYIFIQIQLFLGNLFRKSKS; encoded by the coding sequence ATGGCATTAACATTACTTTATATTTTAGCAGGTTTATTTATTTTTTTACTGATCTACTATTTAGGGATTTTTTCTGGTTCGGTTTTTTCTAAACCCCACGAGAATAATGCAAAGCGCATTCCTATTTCGGTAATTGTATATGCTAAAAACCACGCGGAAGAATTGCGGAATTTATTGCCCGTGCTCCTCAATCAAAACTACCATCAATTTGAATTAGTTTTGGTAAACAACGCTTCTACCGATGACACCTTGCACTTGATGAAAGAATATGCCTTAATGTATCCAAATATTCGGGTGGTTGATGTTTTGAACAATGAAGCCTTCTGGGGCAATAAAAAATATGCCACTACATTGGGCATAAAAGCCAGTAAATATGAATATTTAGTGTGTATTGATGCCGATAAAAAAATACTTTCTAATAATTGGCTGGTGCAGTTAACCTCGCATTTCACCTTAAACAAAACCATTGTGTTAGGAACTTTTTCTTACATTAAAAAGAAAGGTTTGTTCAACAAATGGTTCCGTTTTTTTCATACCATGCAACACCTACAAGCGGCTGCCCATACCAAAATAAGTGCACCTTACAGCTTAAATTTGCAACAAATCGCCTTTAAAAAAGAAGATTTTTACAGTGTAAACGGTTTTATTTCGCATATACAAAAACCACTGTTTATGAACGAACATTTTGTAAACGATGCAGCCACTTCTAAAAACACCATCATGTGCGAACATCCCGATGCAATGATCGCTGTGGCACCCATGAACCGAAAAGTATTCAATATTTTTAAAAATCAACAAATTAAACTTTTAGCATCTTTCAAAGGCAGTACTTCTTTTAAAATAAAGCTTTTCAACTTGTTGCAATTTTTGTTTTTTGCCACAGCTTTGGCTTCCTTTGCCACACTAAGTTTTTGGTACATTACACTAGGAATTGTATTGCTGCGCATGCTTATTTTATGGATCATTTTCGCAAAAGCAGCTAAAAAATTAAAATACACCGATTTGGCATTTTACTTTCCATTGTTCGATATGTTTTATATCTTTATACAAATTCAATTGTTTTTAGGGAATTTATTCCGTAAATCTAAATCGTAA
- a CDS encoding RNA polymerase sigma factor: MGSQKAFTTLLDIYWTEVYHFILKRTENETDAEDITIETFAKAFDKITSYKTEFQFNTWLITIAKNVHIDLIRKRKSNQFINLNEEEAFLFDILEDDDSLEDQLIYEQNLATLKHCIKQLKPHYQQIIQLRYFQERTYNEIAEIIHEPLNNVKIKILRAKKLLTELIKKQKTGL, encoded by the coding sequence ATGGGAAGCCAAAAAGCTTTCACCACTTTGCTTGATATTTATTGGACAGAAGTGTATCATTTTATACTGAAAAGAACGGAAAATGAAACCGACGCAGAAGATATTACCATTGAAACTTTTGCCAAAGCGTTTGATAAAATCACTTCGTATAAAACTGAATTTCAGTTTAATACATGGCTAATCACAATTGCCAAAAATGTACATATCGATTTAATAAGAAAGCGAAAATCCAATCAATTTATTAATTTGAATGAAGAAGAAGCGTTTTTATTTGATATTTTAGAAGATGATGATTCTTTGGAAGACCAATTGATTTACGAACAAAATTTGGCTACTTTAAAGCATTGCATCAAACAATTGAAACCGCATTACCAACAGATTATTCAGTTACGCTATTTTCAGGAACGTACTTACAACGAAATTGCCGAAATCATTCATGAACCTTTGAACAACGTAAAAATTAAGATTTTACGCGCCAAAAAATTGCTGACCGAATTAATTAAAAAGCAAAAAACAGGGCTTTAA
- the ribD gene encoding bifunctional diaminohydroxyphosphoribosylaminopyrimidine deaminase/5-amino-6-(5-phosphoribosylamino)uracil reductase RibD encodes MHTHEQFMHRALFIAQKGLPAAMPNPSVGAVIVHKDTIIGEGATSAFGGSHAEVNAINSVKNKELLKESTLYVTLEPCSHYGKTPPCADLIVKMQIPNVVIGCVDPYKEVAGKGIEKLKNAGVHVIVGVLEKKCIDSNQRFFTFIQKKRPYIILKWATSADGFVAPLEKNEQKPIWISNHYSRQLTHKWRSEEMAILVGTRTVLDDNPSLTTRDFIGKNPVRIYIDANHKIDASFAITNSASKTICLCAEFPLHPQDKIIYKKIDFKDLPAEVNSICVEENIQSIIIEGGTHTLQQFIDAASWDEARVFKSDVVLKEGVKAPELKKAVSIRVTTIQNDFLTFYTPSK; translated from the coding sequence ATGCACACACACGAACAGTTTATGCACCGTGCTTTGTTTATTGCACAAAAAGGTTTGCCCGCTGCCATGCCCAATCCGTCGGTTGGTGCTGTAATTGTTCACAAAGATACAATTATTGGCGAAGGTGCAACGAGTGCTTTTGGCGGATCTCATGCCGAAGTAAATGCCATTAATTCTGTTAAAAATAAAGAGCTGTTAAAAGAAAGCACTCTTTACGTTACGCTAGAACCTTGCAGTCATTACGGAAAAACGCCGCCTTGTGCTGACTTAATCGTGAAAATGCAAATTCCAAATGTGGTGATTGGGTGTGTGGATCCGTATAAAGAAGTTGCCGGTAAAGGCATCGAAAAACTGAAAAATGCCGGTGTACATGTTATTGTTGGCGTTTTAGAAAAGAAATGCATCGACAGCAACCAACGATTTTTTACATTTATTCAGAAAAAAAGACCTTACATTATCTTAAAATGGGCCACATCAGCCGATGGATTTGTTGCTCCGTTAGAGAAAAACGAACAAAAACCTATTTGGATTTCGAACCATTATTCGCGACAATTAACGCACAAATGGCGCAGTGAAGAAATGGCTATTTTGGTGGGAACCAGAACCGTTTTAGATGATAATCCTTCATTGACTACCCGAGATTTTATTGGAAAGAATCCGGTTAGAATTTATATTGATGCCAACCATAAAATCGATGCTTCGTTTGCAATTACTAATTCTGCTAGTAAAACCATTTGCTTGTGTGCCGAATTTCCTCTGCATCCACAAGATAAAATCATTTATAAAAAGATTGATTTTAAGGATTTACCTGCCGAAGTCAATAGCATTTGTGTGGAAGAAAACATTCAATCGATCATTATTGAAGGTGGAACACACACTTTACAACAATTTATTGATGCAGCATCATGGGACGAAGCACGAGTCTTTAAAAGTGATGTAGTTTTGAAAGAAGGTGTAAAAGCACCTGAATTAAAAAAGGCTGTTTCTATACGTGTCACGACTATTCAGAATGATTTTTTAACGTTTTACACCCCTTCAAAATAA
- the prmC gene encoding peptide chain release factor N(5)-glutamine methyltransferase: MTVNDYKKRFLNQLPAFYDETERLNLFYLSMEFVLNYNKVDVVLNGNESVLVENQQKIDEVFNRLQNNEPIQYITQQANFFGYDFKVSPATLIPRPETEELVDWVLTEMKKQPQKAWRVLDIGTGTGCIPITIKKEFPFAEVFAIDVSVDALKIAQENAINLKADVTFIQQDILQTEQLDAYDLIISNPPYVRNLEKAEINENVLQHEPHLALFVDDNDPLVFYRKISQLAYKSLTENGMLFFEINQYLGNEMLEMVSEYFKIIELKKDFIQNDRMMKASAANQ; this comes from the coding sequence ATGACAGTAAACGACTATAAAAAACGATTTCTAAACCAACTTCCTGCTTTTTATGATGAAACAGAGCGTTTGAATTTGTTTTATTTATCGATGGAATTTGTGTTGAATTACAACAAAGTTGATGTTGTTTTGAACGGAAATGAATCCGTTTTAGTTGAAAATCAGCAAAAAATAGACGAAGTTTTTAATCGTTTGCAAAATAACGAACCCATACAATATATTACGCAACAGGCTAATTTTTTTGGATACGATTTTAAGGTTTCGCCGGCAACATTGATTCCCCGACCAGAAACCGAAGAATTGGTAGATTGGGTTTTAACCGAAATGAAAAAGCAACCTCAAAAGGCTTGGCGTGTGCTGGATATTGGTACAGGAACAGGTTGTATTCCCATAACCATTAAAAAAGAATTTCCGTTTGCTGAGGTTTTTGCGATCGATGTTTCGGTTGATGCTTTAAAAATTGCGCAGGAAAATGCAATCAATCTAAAAGCTGACGTAACTTTTATTCAACAAGATATTTTGCAAACAGAACAATTGGATGCTTATGATCTCATTATTTCCAATCCGCCTTATGTTCGAAATTTGGAAAAAGCAGAAATAAACGAAAACGTTTTACAGCACGAACCGCATTTGGCTTTGTTTGTAGATGATAACGATCCGTTGGTTTTTTATCGAAAAATTAGCCAATTGGCATACAAAAGTTTAACTGAAAACGGAATGTTGTTTTTTGAAATCAATCAGTATTTAGGAAATGAAATGCTAGAAATGGTTTCGGAATATTTCAAAATCATCGAACTAAAAAAAGATTTTATTCAGAACGATCGAATGATGAAAGCAAGTGCTGCAAATCAATAA